ccttgttctctcccagcttcactggttactggttccatcaaggattaaattcaagattctgcttctcaccttcaaagccctacataaccttggcCCCCTCtgcctcactcagctcctagctccttacactccttgtcgctctctcaggtcctcgagcagtaatctccttactgtcccacacaccagactctccaccttgggaggcaggtccttcagtgttatggcccctcaactctggaactctcttcctcagccTCTCCAAGATGGCTTCTCTTTCTGCACTTTTCTCACCTTTTCtcaatctcaactgaaaactttcctcttctacgaacttttgtcatctgtgtaattttttttttactctgtatgtaaagtgaccttgggtttgtgaaacacgctcaataaatgtaacttattattatcattattactattattgaatGAAGGAGGAAACCTTAGTCATTGATACATTTTGTCTCTCCTCCTGTTCTGAAATGTTGCGGGGCTACTGGCTGATTCACTAAAAACAAGCCTGAGAACTTAAGATACCTCACAGCCCGTTCTGCCTTTTCCAAGAGGAAATTAGAAGtgcataacaataaataaatctcagTGGGACCCTCTGAAATAATGCTTGAAATGAGACCAAACAAGGCCTGAGAGGCCGGGAGAGAGAACTGCTGTGTCCAGTTATATACTCccagaaaagtaaaaaatggaaTCTGAAAAAAAGGAATGGGAGTTTGTCAGAGAAGGCAGAACTTTGACACAACAACCTGCTTGAGGCCTCCTAAAGGGAGCTAAATCTGCCTGCCAGGAGCTTTATTAAAATAGGACCCACTAtatgcaaaccaaatgaacatttaGAGAGATCtgaatttcagatttttaaaaatgctgttcAGCACTTCATATATCTGTACATGATCTCAATATCTCAAagaattttgtacattttaagaCAGTTTCTAATACATTTAGAGTTatatcaaaataattaaatatatatactgtaaaagacaTTTTCAGATAACTGAAAACACTATATACTATGCATTTTAAgacatctgaaattcatttttagatatctcaaaatatcaTGTCACTTTCTAATCtgattaatccagaccagggttgcaggAGCCTATTCCATtaagcacaggacacaaggcaggaacaaatcttggaCAGGTCACCGGTCCATCGCAAGGCAAACATACACAGGGCAAATTTAGCGTTGCCAgttctcctaacctgcatgtcttttgacagtgagacaaaactggagcacccagaggaaacccacacagacatggagagcaCATGCAAAGGaggtgaaccctggtctccttaatatgaggcagcagcactaccactgtgcaacCATGTTAtctatctcaaaatcacttcctaaaaaaggttaatttttttcattgtgacttatgtttattttcatccatccatccatccattacccaacccgctatatcctaactacagggtcaggggggtctgctggagccaatcccagccaacacacggcgcaaagcaggaaacaaaccccaggcagggcgccagcccacctctgATGTCTATTTtcagatatataaaaatatatattcgaGATAATAATGTATTTGAAGTCTGCAGAAAGTTATTTTGAATAACTTGAAATGAAGGTGTCACAAAAAGGTCAGAAAGTTATATGTAAATGTGTATCAGATTGCTGAAAGAATAATAATCATATATTATGAAATAATTTAACTATTTATAAATaagaatatactgaaattaattttaagatagATCAAATGGAACTGaatctcattttaagatatcagaaaataaatgagaCATCTAAAAATGTATCTTAGATATCTTGAAAGTAACTCAATgtgaagatatcttgaaataacatCCACCTGATTCAGAATGATCttaaatacatattaaaatatcCGAAATGCACTtctagatattttaaaataatttcctgtGTATTTTGAGATGTCTCagattaatttcaaaatattaaaaaaatgacattaagttCTATTGACAACATAAGCAGTTTTTTGGGAAGTCATTTGGgatatcttgaattgcatttCACATATATTAAAATGCGCTCAGTGCTATTCCAAAATACTGTATCTCAAAAGGATCTGAGATATGTTAAAATagatttcagatatctgaaagtaACCAGACTAACATTTTGAGTTATCTTGAATTGCATTTGAGATATGTGAAAACACATTGCAGATATCTGGgaagaaaatattttcaattatctataattaattttaagatattttaaaatctgcggtgggttggcaccctgcccgggattggttcctgccttgtgccctgtgttggctgggattggctccagcagacccccgtgaccctgtgttcagattcagcgagttggaaaatggatggatggatggatattttaaaatgaattttgcaaAATGTAAATGGTAATTTTGTTTGACGTATCACTCTGTTAACCAAGATTTGGAATAAATATGACCAGCATGCCTggtttaaatatttacaaactaATATGAGTTCCAGTTTCCACGCGATGTCCAGTCTAAAGTGGTTGCTTTGTTACATTCCTAGGCCACATTGTAATTTTGCTCACCTGCAAGAATCCTGCTCTGCTTTCTTCCATcaattttcaaacttgcttaaccCAGTGCAGGCTTGATGAGGCCAGCGTCTTTCCTGCCAGCATCAGGTTCAAGAGTACCAACTGTAGCATCAGTTTatggcagggcacactcatgcacacacaaacatactCACATTTCTGGAGCCATTTCATAGTCTCCAATTAATTATGGAGGAAAAACCAGAGTAAGGGGTATCTGACATTAAATTAATactcaattttctttctttctttctttctttctttctttctttctttctttctgttactgTATCTTTATAGTAATGTATGTTTGTACTTCAAGGCGGTAAACAAATTTCCCTCCAGGGATAATAAATTTCAGCCATGACAATTCATTATAAATCTGTAAAATTAGTACATGATACCTCAAATGATCATTTTAACATGTAACAATAACAGATTCTGTTAAATGTATTctgaataaattattttactCACCGATTTTCAAAATCAAGAAAATTTGTAACCACAACACTACAAAACTGCTACAAAAAATAACGTGTATTAAGCGGAGCTGATGCAatactgccacctagtgtgtgttgtatttactatttttaatacataactTTCCTTATCACATCAAACGTAAGTGCTGATTTTTTTAGTTCTATGGTAAATAGTAGTACTGATACAAAGGGGTATAAATAACAGCTAAAAAGTAGTATTTGTTTTGTATACTCAGCTTCTGATTACCTAAATGTGGGGAAAGTGGAAAACTACAAggatttctatatatttttatacaagtgccttgagcacgagaaagctgctatataaataaataaattattatattttgcaaattattattGATTAAGTTTATGAATTTATTGTGTCAATATTGTAATGCAGGCAAGCATTTCACATTAGATGCCTCACTAAGTTTCACTGAGACCGCACTTTAAAATCTCTCGGTTACTAGTAGGCCAAATACAAAGTCCCTAGTGTTTTATGACATTACATTATATCAGGTAAATAGGCTTACTAAGCAAATATTGAAGTACTCTTTAGGTTTATAGGGTAATTATTGTCACTTACTTACATGTGGTAATCAACATGCAACGTGTTGCCCTTCTCTGACACCATGATTTTTAAGTATAactacatgtgatgaagaccatggagcggctgctgcatcaccacctgaggccacaggtacgccacgcccttgaccctctgcagtttgcataccaggagaaggtgggagcggaggatgccatcatctatatgctacaccgatccttcgcccacttggacagaggcagtggtgctgtaagaattatgtttctagacttctctagcgccttcaacaccatccaacctctgctccttagggacaagctggcagggatgggagcagattcatacctagtggcatggatcgtggactatcttacagacagacctcagtatatgcgtctcgggaactgctgtctgacattgtggtcagcaacacaggagtgccgcaggagactgtactttctccggtcctgttcagcctatatacatccgacttccaatacaactcggagtcctgccacgtgcaaaagttcactgacgacactgctatcatgggctgcatcaggagtggacaggagggggagtatagggacctaatcaaggactttgttaaatggtgcgactcaaaccacctacacctgaacaccagcaaaaccaaggagctggtggtggagtttaggaggcccaggcccctcatagaccccgtgatcatcagaggtgactgtgtgcagagggtgcagacctataaatacctgggagtgcagctggatgataaattggactggactgccaatactgatgctctgtgtaagaaaggacagagccgactatacttccttagaagacaataagataagatgctgcagatgttctatcagacggttgtggcgagtgccctcttctatgcagtggtgtgctggggaggcagcataaagaagaaggacgcctcacgcctggacaaactggtgaggaaggcaggctctattgtaggacagtttgacatccgtggcagagcgacgggtgctgagcaggctcctgtcaataatggagaatccactgcatccactaaacagtatcatctccagacagaggagcagtttcagcgacagactgctgtcaccgtcctgctccactgacagactgagaagatcgttcctcccccaaactatgcgactcttcaattccacccggggggtaaacattaatattattcaaagttgttgtctgattttacctgcatttttattactctttaatattgtttttttgtatcagtatgctactgctggagtatgtgaatttccccttgggattaataaagtatctatctatctatctatctatctatctatctatctatctatctatctatctatctatctatctatctatctatctatctatctatctatctatctatctatctatctatctatctatctaatttatttgaaagattTCAGAAGCCCATTCCTTTCATACCTCTATAGTGTGAGTGCCATGTTGGACGGACGGGTGTCCTGGCCAGAATCGAAGTTGGTTTCTGACCAGAAAGGGATGCcacaatggaaggaccgggagtgTCTGCTGCCCAGTCATATTCACCTCCTGTACACAAAGTGGCAGCATCCCACTGGTTGGACACCCATAGGGATATCTTCAGGGAAagcatgggaattgtagtcccatgggaCTTTAGAGGGTTCTTAGGTGCTGCCAGAGGAAGCTGCAGGGGATTGTTACAATAGGCTTctgcatgacccagaagtgctaccagtgtgcaatgctgtggcaccggaagtactcccgggtaccAAGTTTCATACAAGGGCAGTCAGAGTAGGGAGGAGTGTGGACGAGGCTTCAAGGGAGGTGTGGAAGGAGGAGATTTATTGTGCTACTTGTATTTGGAGAAcagtggaggtaaaaaaaataaagaagatcttGTGTTTAAACCCagcactgtgttgtgtagttgtgtctaGGGGGTTAGGATACTGCTATGCATCCCCGGTGGTCAGAACAGGCTACACCAAGGATTTTAATAAGGACTCTGAACAGACCAGCATAGTCAAGCATGGTAGGAGATTATTTGCTCATCACTCACACCCATATTATTTGGTATGTATATTTGGCAGAAGCTGTAATTCACTGTGGCTGGTTGTCTACATGTATAGTATATTTTTGGAGCACAGAttggttaagtgacttgctcagggtgtgtgtgtgaaaagaataaataatagaATAATTATAAGACTTATGGCATATTACCCAAATGGTAAAGGTTTGCCAATGACAAAAAAAGTATCAATCTCCTTTGGGATAAAACTGGGCTAAATATATGCTTTGTACAGTAAATGCTGAATGTTCTCCAAAAGGGAATTCCGTAAGGGCAATGGTATGAGGAGATATAAGAAGCAGAAATGTAGCCAGCAAGATTTCCATTGCACAGCAGCAAATGCATCTCATAGACTAGATTTTGCCTAGCTGCCTATAACAAAGGGCAGAGAGATCACCAGGGTTGGATCTATGCAATACAAACCGCAGCTTAGCACTTCACAGTCTAAAAGTCTcagaatttcagattttttccaaTATTGTTCGAATACCTTTAATCAAAACTGGTAAGGTTGTCTGCAATTCCATTGCCTACTGTACATTCATCTTCCCTCccttttttgctttcctttccgAACTATATCATACTTTGAAACCAATAAAAGCTGCTGGACACTTgtagcatttttaaattatagtttCAAAGCTAGTAAAATGAGGTGATAGTTCTTTTGTATTTACAAGTATCTGACAAATGTTATCTTTGAATGGTATAGGAAAGGGGTGACTCTACAATTTAAAGCAAAATGTTGAGATTGTGCAGTTTCATTTAGAAAACCTTATCAGTGAATATATAATATCTATTTTAGATTAATTGGACTGATGAGCATACATCTGCCGAATGAATTGGGGGAGAggtggatcttcaattcaaaaaacagaatattatgGGAATGCAACTTTCCTATTTACATTCTACGCagagtattaataatattttagcaaaaaatgcattcaCTCTGCCTGTTTTGGGCATAGGaataaataaaagactttttttcCCGTTTTTCTTTGGCtggtttttatattgtttgctgatgTCCAACACTGGTCACTAGTGGGCCCCATTCTGTTAGAATTTTTATGTTCTTTCCCTATGAAAACATCAGATTAATTTTCTTTACTTGGCTACAACTACAAACTTCATGGgctaagtaacatatacaaatatttggggtggagtattcctttaaataaaaaacaatcatgTACTGTATGAAATGGTAATAAGGGCTGTCAGAAAGCACAGTGGCTTGATAGCCCTGAGATTCTGTAGGGCATCCCTGACCATGGAGGTGATCCTGAAGATGGCTTAGAACTAAGTGCTTAAATAGCTGGTGTTTAAATGGCCAATTTCGTCTAAACCTAAATGAGACAGTAGGGCATGTGGAACAAAGTCTCTGCTAACAGATTATGTGACGGATAACCAAAAATAACAGTATAAATGGCTAAAAAGAAAATCTTAGAAAAGTAATGCTTGGGCAAACACTCTTAAGGCAATCTACAACTACTTACTACAATCATTATTGTGCACCATGTCTGGGAAAATATGTCCGTTGTGTTGTCacctttaaaatttttctttaattcagaTGTGAAAAATTCCCCTTTCACCTGTAAAGAAaactatattaaaataacaaaaacaaatttagacACATGTATAATTTGTAAACTTtagccatttaaaaaaatagactACTCAGGAACCAAATCACTGTCAGGTTACCTCAACAGATGTCAGAAATAACTTTTAACAGAGAGTGTTATATTTATCATTAACAAACAATTTATGCAGTGTCATATTAAATGACTTACTGTACTCATTGTTAAACAATGAAACAGTGGCAGAGACTGAATATTAGAAATCCAATTCCTTAACCACATCTTATTGCCTGCCAAATTAATTAAACCATCACTCTATTGTTATTATCTGCTAACTCCTGAAAaagcaaaactaaaacaaaaggcaccataaattactttttaaaaaagaatgatCTGAATTATGAAAATCTTTTTACCTGTTTTTCAAAGGCAAGAGCAAGAATAACTCCAATGATTTCCAGAATAAAAATGACCAGAATGAGTATGAAGAACTGAAATGTAAGCATACAACCTTGTAAATAATGATTACAGattattatttaacataaaataatttttattcacGGTGGTTCTTTTTTTCCCACCATATTAAAAATCTGTCTTATAATTAGACTCTTCTGTTGGTTATCATAATTCCTTTTGGCTGGTCAGGTTATGTTCAGTAAATTATATTGTATCTGGAGACAGGTTTAAGGTAACTACTTCTTTAAGTTCTCATTGATCTTGAATGGTTTTTTAATGCTGAAGGGCAAGGCCTTTCCTTCTGTAGCACTTACAGTAGTAACATCAGAATGTTTTGAGTCATCCCTTCCTTTACTTTGCCTATACATAGTTTCTATCTTTGTTCACAGGTTCGTTTATTTTAAGGTCTTGGCATTTGAGCTATTCTAAATGTCCAGACCCCATAGATTTCTTACATTCTCAAAGTACATGTCTTAGAAGCATATAATGTGTCTCTGTCTGTTCCAAATTGTAccttaatttatattttcttttgtattcacaGGTATACATTGAATAATTTGCtttgattatttcatattttttatatatttttgggctgtgaattaaaaaatgaaaaccatttttctcctcatataatatttttttcaaaaaaaacattttttagctgtcaat
The sequence above is drawn from the Erpetoichthys calabaricus chromosome 3, fErpCal1.3, whole genome shotgun sequence genome and encodes:
- the LOC127527002 gene encoding tetraspanin-18-like — translated: MLTFQFFILILVIFILEIIGVILALAFEKQVKGEFFTSELKKNFKGDNTTDIFSQTWCTIMIVVGCCGVQGPEDFGNSSLFNKLYPDTKVPEACCKRAKRITSGEVLDRDRCQEGDESFMYMKAS